From the genome of Candidatus Neomarinimicrobiota bacterium:
TTTTATTTTTAAACCGATATACCCAGCGTCCGTTGCATTTATTTGGATTTTTTGGGTTATTTTGTATTCTTATCGCAACAGGATGCGAAATGTTTACAGTCTATGATAAACTTGTAAATGGGATTCCGTTCCAACAGCATTTTGCTCTTATTGTTTTTGGGGCCATGGTATTTGTCTTGGGATTATGGTTTTTTTCCATTGGATTGATAGCCGAAATGATAGTTGCCGGCCAGCAGGGGAAAGAAGACCGGGTTAAAAATATAGTCGGCTGATTTGCCTGAATTTATCCCGTATTCCTCAATATGAAATATCAATAGAAATACCTGAATGGAAAATCCAGTAATATCCATCATTACTCCGGCGTTTAATCGTGCCGAAGAAGTGGATTACCTTATTCGGTCTATCCAAGACCAAACGCTGGATCATTCTCAGTTTGAGCATATTATTTCTGATGACGGATCCACAGATAACACGGAAGATGTTGTTCGGAAGTGGCGCGAAAAAGTAGACTATCCGATTCATTTCATTTCGCAGGAAAATCAAGGTCCCGGCGCTGCAAGGAATCATGGACTTAAACAATCTTCAGGTGACTTGATTCTATTCATTGATTCAGATTGTGAAGCAGATCCTAAATGGGTTGAGAAGATTTACACTGAATTTACTCAGAATCCATTTGGTGCTTGTGGAGGTCCTGATGCCTCAAAAGCAGATTTTTCTGTCGTTCAAAAGGCGATAGATTTTGCCATGACATCTTTCTTTACAACAGGTGGAATGCGCGGACACAGTGAAAAAATGCTCGCCAAGTTTTTCCCGAGGACCCACAATATGGGAATGACGAGAGAAGTATATGAAAAAGTCGGTGGATTTGGACCGCTAAGGCATGGACAAGATATTGAAATGAGTAATCGTATTCGGCGAAGCGGCGCAGAAATCAGGTTTATTAAAGATGCTGTTGTTTATCATCGCCGACGTACGGGCATCAGACAGTTTTTCAAACAAGTCTTTAACTGGGGAGTTGCAAGGGTAAACCTCTATAAAATTGACAAACAATTGCTGGAGCCAATTCATCTATTGCCTTCG
Proteins encoded in this window:
- a CDS encoding glycosyltransferase → MENPVISIITPAFNRAEEVDYLIRSIQDQTLDHSQFEHIISDDGSTDNTEDVVRKWREKVDYPIHFISQENQGPGAARNHGLKQSSGDLILFIDSDCEADPKWVEKIYTEFTQNPFGACGGPDASKADFSVVQKAIDFAMTSFFTTGGMRGHSEKMLAKFFPRTHNMGMTREVYEKVGGFGPLRHGQDIEMSNRIRRSGAEIRFIKDAVVYHRRRTGIRQFFKQVFNWGVARVNLYKIDKQLLEPIHLLPSVALTAGLSIIAGFVIGVPYFSFLFLSILGALGSLSILGGIKRSSIGVMIILPIIIPIQIGGYGLGFIWAFINRVILGRGSMTGFVKQYYK